One Pyxicephalus adspersus chromosome 3, UCB_Pads_2.0, whole genome shotgun sequence genomic window carries:
- the LOC140326394 gene encoding uncharacterized protein translates to MSSSINTTGASFLIKVLMGWTSQHEEETMQNFGILSCGQDKSEESVFLNTELKLSQSKETDKMVKIHGRENTLKPEIFDKKDKLIPNIISQAETSTWASASIISEDKIVTGGHLKQNIVHSPNNQHREKNLLEKPSQSYIALISKAILSTPEKRLQLNEIYKWIMDTYPYYHNQDKSWRNSVRHNLSLNECFIKAGRSDNGKGHYWTVHPANMEAFSRGDYQRRRTRRRIRRVTSVLGCPPHLTLCNLQCLNQRFCIWCSSLHVHSSLNEMWPLVENVQHQLQRFSVPFVWPWHRLHPYL, encoded by the exons ATGTCCTCATCTATAAATACTACTGGAGCGTCTTTTCTTATAAAAGTATTGATGGGATGGACATCACAGCATGAGGAAGAAACTATGCAGAACTTTGGAATCCTATCATGTGGTCAAGACAAATCTGAAGAAAGTGTTTTCTTGAATACTGAACTAAAGTTAAGTCAGTCAAAAGAAACTGACAAAATGGTTAAAATTCATGGAAGAGAGAACACACTGAAAccagaaatttttgataaaaaggaTAAGCTAATTCCCAACATCATCAGCCAGGCAGAGACAAGCACATGGGCATCTGCTAGCATCATATCTGAAGATAAAATTGTAACAGGCggtcatttaaaacaaaatattgtacattctCCAAATAATCAACACCGTGAAAAGAATCTTCTTGAAAAACCAAGCCAATCTTATATAGCTTTAATTTCAAAAGCTATTTTGTCTACTCCTGAGAAAAGGCTGCAATTAAATGAAATTTACAAGTGGATAATGGACACTTACCCGTATTACCATAACCAG GACAAAAGCTGGAGGAATAGTGTTCGCCATAACCTTTCCTTAAATGAGTGTTTCATTAAGGCAGGACGTAGTGATAATGGTAAAGGACATTACTGGACTGTTCATCCTGCCAACATGGAGGCTTTTTCTCGAGGAGATTATCAGCGCCGCAGAACAAGAAGGCGAATCCGCAG GGTGACCTCTGTACTTGGATGTCCACCTCACTTAACGCTCTGCAATCTACAATGTCTTAACCAAAGGTTCTGCATCTGGTGCTCTTCTCTTCATGTTCATTCCAGTCTTAATGAGATGTGGCCTTTAGTGGAAAATGTTCAGCATCAATTACAAAGGTTTTCTGTACCATTTGTTTGGCCTTGGCATCGGCTGCATCCTTACCTATAA